In Zhaonella formicivorans, one DNA window encodes the following:
- a CDS encoding DoxX family membrane protein translates to MKRLFSEPKLAVVWTILRIWLGAQWIEAALSKIGNPVWTGDKAGVAISGFLGNAVKLASGEHPAVQGWYAAFIQNFALPNAKLFSYIIPFGELAVGLGLVLGCLTTLALLGGALMNLNFMLAGTTSTNPILYTAAILLLAAGINSYRIGLDYFIFKKHFRQGKNPTWEGKGSTARVA, encoded by the coding sequence ATGAAAAGGTTATTTTCCGAGCCTAAGCTGGCGGTAGTTTGGACTATCCTGCGCATTTGGCTCGGGGCACAGTGGATCGAAGCAGCCCTGAGCAAAATCGGCAACCCGGTCTGGACCGGAGACAAAGCTGGCGTAGCCATAAGCGGATTTCTAGGCAATGCTGTTAAATTAGCCAGCGGCGAGCACCCTGCTGTTCAAGGTTGGTATGCTGCTTTTATCCAAAATTTTGCTCTACCTAACGCTAAATTATTTAGCTATATCATACCTTTTGGGGAATTAGCCGTAGGGCTTGGTCTTGTCTTAGGCTGCTTAACTACGCTGGCCTTACTGGGCGGGGCTTTAATGAATTTAAACTTTATGCTGGCCGGAACAACCAGCACAAACCCGATTCTTTATACAGCAGCAATTTTGCTCTTGGCTGCAGGGATAAACTCTTATAGAATAGGACTTGATTACTTTATATTTAAAAAACATTTCCGGCAAGGAAAAAATCCGACTTGGGAAGGAAAAGGTTCCACTGCCAGGGTTGCTTAA
- a CDS encoding aminopeptidase: MRDIFFLSDLAAVKAIADPQRLRILEIFIRQKATVQQVATMLEETPAKIHYHVRELLKHGMIELVETVEKKGILEKYYRAVARNFYIDQALGEYFEDNEAAALEVVTKDILSWRRLKFLKVDINRVADTLVNTCLRIQPGEVVYIQGSTDETDLAEALCSQLYQAGAYPHLHLISPELKLQLLQKTPLEQLPHSLSYLANWMDEVTTMIMLEHIVDPLEVKEVEPKRVELFRQAWAQVRNKRTERGIKWAFVGYPTEKQAQAIGVNFVRFHDIFWRSMDINYEKVGLLGQKVARFLESGQEVQLKSSSGTSLKLNIAGRKSFIEDGIIGAEDIAQGKPFINFPCGEVSIAPIETSAQGTAVCDFTYYNGQRITGILMEFAEGRLVKLQAEENEELLRQILLEGNDDRDRIGELGIGLNPIIEQPLGYPVYDSKAFARVHLSFGENRMFGGRNKAALNWPMVLDKVDVTVDGRQLIQAGKFVFK, translated from the coding sequence TTGCGGGACATTTTTTTTCTTAGTGATTTGGCAGCAGTAAAGGCTATAGCTGATCCACAACGACTCAGAATTTTGGAAATTTTTATTCGCCAAAAGGCTACGGTTCAGCAGGTGGCGACCATGCTAGAAGAGACGCCGGCAAAAATTCATTATCATGTAAGGGAACTTTTGAAGCATGGCATGATTGAACTTGTTGAAACTGTAGAAAAGAAGGGTATTTTAGAAAAATACTACAGGGCGGTTGCACGTAATTTTTACATTGACCAGGCTTTAGGTGAATATTTTGAGGATAATGAAGCAGCGGCTTTAGAAGTTGTAACCAAGGATATTTTGTCCTGGCGAAGGCTTAAATTTTTGAAAGTTGATATTAACCGGGTAGCCGATACCTTAGTTAACACTTGTTTAAGGATCCAGCCAGGAGAAGTTGTTTATATTCAGGGCAGTACCGATGAAACGGATTTGGCGGAGGCGTTATGTTCGCAACTTTATCAGGCTGGTGCCTACCCTCATCTCCATTTAATTTCTCCTGAACTGAAATTACAGTTGCTGCAAAAAACCCCCTTGGAGCAACTGCCACATAGCCTGAGTTATCTGGCTAACTGGATGGACGAAGTGACAACAATGATCATGCTGGAACATATAGTAGATCCTTTGGAAGTTAAAGAGGTGGAGCCAAAGCGGGTTGAACTGTTCAGGCAAGCCTGGGCTCAAGTCAGAAATAAAAGGACTGAACGGGGCATCAAATGGGCCTTTGTAGGTTACCCCACTGAAAAGCAGGCCCAAGCAATTGGAGTAAATTTTGTTCGCTTTCACGATATTTTTTGGCGAAGTATGGATATAAATTACGAAAAAGTAGGCCTCTTAGGTCAAAAAGTAGCCCGGTTTTTGGAAAGTGGACAGGAAGTACAGTTAAAATCAAGCAGTGGTACAAGTTTAAAGTTAAATATAGCCGGGCGTAAGAGCTTTATAGAAGATGGAATTATAGGTGCTGAAGATATTGCCCAGGGTAAACCGTTTATAAATTTTCCCTGTGGAGAGGTTAGTATAGCTCCCATAGAGACTTCAGCCCAAGGAACAGCAGTTTGTGATTTTACATATTACAACGGGCAGAGAATTACAGGCATTCTCATGGAATTTGCCGAAGGCCGTTTAGTGAAGCTGCAGGCTGAGGAAAACGAAGAATTGCTGCGGCAAATTCTTTTGGAAGGAAACGATGACCGCGACCGGATAGGGGAATTGGGAATTGGTTTAAATCCTATAATCGAGCAGCCTCTAGGGTATCCGGTTTACGACAGTAAGGCTTTTGCCCGTGTGCATCTATCTTTTGGTGAAAACCGCATGTTCGGAGGCAGGAACAAGGCCGCTCTTAACTGGCCCATGGTTCTTGATAAAGTCGATGTTACAGTGGACGGACGACAGCTGATTCAGGCTGGGAAGTTCGTTTTTAAATGA
- a CDS encoding histidine kinase: MGFAIFLQNRRMSKIPLAKHLWLLAWFGIIHGLSEWGFVFIPIQDEKLYESSVILLRFIIALSFFFLLQFGMNLVIKDSLKRLKLLPALLFTAWFGVFLFYVLSSHNSNNEHLLFCETLARYFLALPGAILTGIGLIKQKEQVQFMNGRLVNNLLGAALAFYIYSIVGGFFVPGYNFFPANKFNSEFFFQVTGIPIAVLRTACGLVGAYFIIRVLEIFDQEYSIRLEAAEKNQAVLLDRERIARDLHDGIIQSIYAVGLNLENTRYLLQENPVQAEQEITSIMEKLNNIIVDLRQCILNLRPVQLTDSEFQKSIISLITEFKRNTGISTDFSVIRQTDARLPQGSLSHIYFIVNEALNNIAKHANANQVKVQFIFRPEYLELSISDNGKGFSSPDKFKYGSLGQGLTNKQIAQQIFLSEKTVRNYVSNILSKMGFSNRAQAAAYAAKKGI, encoded by the coding sequence ATGGGTTTTGCAATTTTTCTGCAAAACAGAAGAATGAGCAAGATACCTTTGGCCAAACACCTTTGGCTTTTGGCATGGTTCGGGATTATACATGGTTTATCAGAATGGGGTTTTGTCTTTATACCTATTCAGGATGAAAAGTTATACGAAAGCTCGGTTATTCTACTACGTTTTATCATTGCCCTTTCTTTCTTTTTTCTTCTGCAATTTGGTATGAATCTTGTGATAAAGGATTCACTAAAACGGCTAAAATTGCTACCTGCGCTGCTATTTACAGCCTGGTTCGGCGTGTTTTTATTTTATGTCCTGTCTAGCCATAATTCAAACAACGAGCATCTACTCTTTTGCGAAACTCTAGCCCGATACTTTTTGGCTTTGCCGGGAGCAATTCTTACCGGTATTGGTTTAATAAAGCAAAAAGAGCAAGTACAGTTTATGAACGGTCGGTTAGTTAATAACCTGCTGGGGGCGGCTCTGGCGTTTTATATTTATTCTATAGTTGGTGGATTTTTTGTGCCGGGATACAACTTTTTTCCCGCTAATAAGTTCAATTCAGAGTTTTTTTTTCAGGTAACAGGTATACCAATTGCTGTGTTGCGTACGGCATGCGGTTTGGTAGGAGCTTATTTTATTATTCGGGTATTAGAAATTTTTGATCAAGAATACAGCATCCGTTTGGAAGCAGCGGAAAAAAACCAAGCTGTTCTGCTTGACCGGGAAAGAATAGCCCGAGATTTGCATGACGGAATAATTCAGTCCATTTATGCCGTTGGTTTAAATTTAGAGAACACCCGCTACCTTTTGCAGGAAAATCCTGTTCAGGCAGAACAGGAAATAACGTCTATTATGGAGAAATTGAATAATATTATTGTTGATTTACGCCAATGTATTTTAAATTTGCGCCCTGTACAACTTACTGACAGCGAGTTTCAAAAATCGATAATCAGTTTAATTACGGAATTTAAACGAAACACGGGGATTTCTACCGATTTCAGCGTGATTCGTCAAACGGACGCGCGCCTGCCGCAGGGAAGTTTGAGCCATATTTATTTTATCGTCAACGAGGCCCTGAATAATATTGCCAAGCATGCCAATGCAAATCAAGTTAAAGTACAGTTTATTTTTAGGCCAGAGTACCTGGAACTCAGTATCAGTGATAATGGCAAAGGGTTTTCCTCTCCCGACAAATTCAAATACGGCAGCCTTGGACAGGGCCTAACCAATAAGCAGATCGCCCAGCAGATATTTTTAAGTGAAAAAACGGTACGTAATTACGTTAGCAATATCTTGAGCAAGATGGGGTTTAGCAACAGAGCGCAGGCAGCTGCATATGCAGCCAAAAAAGGAATTTAA
- a CDS encoding peptide ABC transporter substrate-binding protein has product MWRNRKMFVVLAVVLMFSFVLTACGGGNKAANEGNKTEEKVITYNLGTEPETLDVATATGKPEATVQMAMFEGLTRLDANNQPVPGMAEKWDISPDGLVYTFHLRDAKWTNGDPVTAEDFEFAWKRLLNPDTAAEYSYQAFYIKNGEKYNAGEVSADEVGVKALDAKTLQVTLETPTPYFLSLTAFPNLYPVNKKVVEANPDWNTKVETLVGNGPFKIINWEHQQKIELVKNPDYWAADDVKIDKIIMTMVESEDTELSMFESGQIDIAENPPTQEVRRLLDEKIATMYPDLGIYYYMFNVKQEPFDDPRVRKAFAMAINRQAIIDNVTQAFQKPAFAVVPYGIPDAVPGEDFREKGGNNYFTEDVAKAKELLAEAGYPDGKGLPEIKILYNTNEGHQKIAEAIMEMWKKNLGANVTLTNQEWQVYLNTRAAGDYQVARAGWGADYTDAMTFLDMWMTGNGNNQTNWGNPEYDRLIKEAKSNPDPAVRIKAMHDAEKILMDEMPIMPIYFYTNVNMYKPWVKGVIVPMVGGYQEFRWAYIEK; this is encoded by the coding sequence ATGTGGAGAAACCGTAAAATGTTTGTTGTCCTAGCGGTAGTCTTAATGTTCAGCTTTGTTCTTACCGCCTGCGGAGGTGGGAATAAAGCAGCCAATGAGGGAAATAAAACAGAAGAGAAAGTCATTACTTACAATCTTGGTACCGAACCTGAAACCTTAGACGTTGCTACTGCTACCGGAAAACCGGAAGCTACCGTTCAAATGGCCATGTTTGAAGGTCTGACCCGCTTGGATGCCAATAACCAGCCTGTACCAGGCATGGCAGAAAAATGGGATATTTCTCCTGACGGATTAGTTTATACCTTTCACTTGCGGGATGCCAAATGGACAAACGGTGATCCGGTAACTGCAGAGGATTTCGAATTTGCTTGGAAGCGTTTATTAAATCCCGATACTGCGGCTGAATATTCATACCAGGCATTTTACATTAAAAATGGCGAAAAATACAACGCCGGTGAAGTTTCCGCTGACGAGGTAGGGGTGAAAGCTTTAGACGCAAAGACATTGCAAGTAACACTGGAAACACCGACTCCTTACTTTCTGAGCTTGACTGCTTTTCCTAACCTTTATCCTGTTAATAAAAAAGTTGTAGAAGCTAATCCTGACTGGAACACTAAAGTTGAAACTTTAGTCGGGAACGGTCCTTTTAAAATCATAAACTGGGAACACCAGCAAAAAATTGAGTTAGTTAAAAACCCGGATTATTGGGCTGCTGATGATGTGAAAATAGATAAAATCATCATGACTATGGTAGAATCCGAAGATACGGAGTTAAGTATGTTTGAGTCGGGGCAAATTGATATAGCTGAGAACCCGCCGACCCAGGAAGTTCGCCGTCTGTTAGATGAAAAAATAGCCACTATGTATCCAGATTTAGGTATTTACTATTATATGTTTAACGTCAAACAGGAGCCTTTTGATGATCCACGGGTGAGAAAAGCTTTTGCTATGGCTATTAACCGTCAGGCGATTATTGATAACGTGACCCAGGCTTTCCAAAAGCCGGCCTTTGCAGTAGTACCATACGGCATACCTGATGCGGTACCCGGTGAAGACTTCCGTGAAAAAGGCGGCAATAATTATTTCACTGAAGACGTTGCCAAGGCAAAAGAGCTCTTAGCTGAAGCGGGATACCCAGATGGAAAGGGATTACCTGAAATCAAGATTCTTTATAATACCAATGAAGGTCATCAAAAGATCGCAGAAGCCATCATGGAGATGTGGAAGAAGAACTTGGGTGCCAATGTAACTTTAACTAACCAGGAGTGGCAAGTTTACTTGAACACCCGAGCAGCCGGAGATTATCAGGTTGCCCGTGCCGGTTGGGGTGCTGACTATACTGACGCCATGACTTTCCTGGATATGTGGATGACCGGTAACGGCAACAACCAGACTAACTGGGGCAACCCGGAGTATGACAGGTTGATTAAAGAAGCTAAGTCCAACCCTGACCCGGCTGTAAGGATTAAAGCAATGCACGATGCTGAAAAAATCCTGATGGATGAAATGCCTATCATGCCGATTTATTTCTATACCAACGTCAATATGTATAAGCCCTGGGTAAAAGGTGTTATAGTTCCTATGGTTGGCGGTTATCAAGAATTTCGTTGGGCTTATA